The Rhopalosiphum maidis isolate BTI-1 chromosome 1, ASM367621v3, whole genome shotgun sequence genome has a segment encoding these proteins:
- the LOC113561078 gene encoding apyrase-like → MSTDHNHIALNLYNVKNSDHSSNMLKELRQSLSSSQAYRISNSTIRFQTHFVIFVSLIGVLFLIVLYNIAYTAPKLVSYGLNHPHDKFKYKVIKSKYPLTDPVSIDNVGIKFRIAIISDLDKASKSQTEKNMWYSYYKKGFLIWYKNNSSVEIVWDLEEPKILKSSISMGGRGMELSELVTFNGKIYSFDDRTGIVYSINKDDTVLPWIILMDGNGTDFKGYKSEWATIHNSDLYVGSMGKEWTSSSGKFLNNNPMWIKIINKSGHVTHVNWTDNYIKIRKAVNINFPGYMIHESCAWSEIHKRWFFLPRRSSLKQYNDNDDEYMATNILISANNNFNNIKVVHIGKIVPTHGYSSFKFLPGTNDRIIVALKSEEVGSKTASYITAFNIDGTIILPEIKVADLKYEGIEFI, encoded by the exons ATGAGTACAGACCATAATcat aTAGCtctcaatttatataatgtaaaaaattcagATCACAGCTCAAACATGTTGAAAGAGCTCCGTCAAAGTTTAAGTTCTTCTCAAGCATACCGTATTTCGAATTCTACTATTCGTTTTCAAACAcactttgttatttttgtctCATTAATTGGTGTTTTGTtcttaattgtattgtataatattgcatacacAGCTCCAAAACTTGTCAGTTATGGTCTTAATCATCCACACgataaatttaagtacaaagtaattaaatcaaaGTATCCATTGACTGATCCAGTTTCTATTGACAATGTGGGTATAAAATTCCGTATTGCTATTATTAGTGATTTAGACAAAGCATCTAAAAGCCagactgaaaaaaatatgtggtacagctattataaaaaaggatTTCTCATTTGGTATAAGAATAATAGCTCAGTAGAAATTGTATGGGACCTTGAAGAacctaaaatactaaaatcatCTATATCCATGGGAGGTCGAGGAATGGAACTTTCAGAATTGGTTACGtttaatggaaaaatatattcgtttGATGATCGGACTGGAatagtttatagtattaataaagatGATACTGTTTTACCTTGGATAATACTCATGGATGGAAATGGAACTGATTTTAAAG GATATAAGAGTGAATGGGCAACTATACATAATTCAGATTTATATGTTGGAAGTATGGGCAAAGAATGGACATCATCTTCGGgaaaatttcttaataataatcccatgtggataaaaattattaataaatctgGCCATGTAACTCATGTCAACTGGACAGACAACTATATTAAGATTCGAAAAGCAGTCAATATTAATTTCCCTGGATACATGATACATGAATCATGTGCATGGAGTGAAATACATAAACGATGGTTCTTCTTACCACGAAGAAGTTCATTAAAACAGTATAATGACAATGATGACGAGTACATggctacaaatattttaatatcagcaaataataattttaataatattaag GTGGTACACATAGGTAAAATAGTACCTACTCATGGATATTctagttttaaatttctacCTGGTACGAATGATAGAATTATTGTAGCACTTAAATCTGAAGAAGTTGGTTCAAAAACTGCTAGTTATATTACagcatttaatattgatgGAACAATTATACTGCCAGAAATTAAAGTAGCTGATCTTAAATATGAAGGAATAGAATTTATATga